Proteins encoded by one window of Bubalus bubalis isolate 160015118507 breed Murrah chromosome 4, NDDB_SH_1, whole genome shotgun sequence:
- the NEMP1 gene encoding nuclear envelope integral membrane protein 1 yields MAGGMKVAVLPAVGAGPWSWGAGGCGAVRLLLVLSGCFVCGSAGIDLNVVMLRESEILFMNTSRQSCYKNVLIPKWHDVWTRIQIRVNSSKLVRVIQVENEDKLKELEQFSIWNFFSSFLKEKLNDTYINVGLYSTKTCLKVEILEEDTKYSVIVTRRFDPKLFLIFLLGLTLFFCGDLLSRSQIFYYSTGMSVGIVASLLIIIFIVSKFMPKKSPIYIILVGGWSFSLYLIQLVFKNLQEIWRCYWQYLLSYVLAVGFMSFAVCYKYGPLENERSINLLTWTLQLLGLCFMYSSIQIPHIALAIVVIALCTKNLDYPIHWLYITYRKICKATEKTVPPRLLTEEEYRLQGEVETRKALEQLREYCNSPDCSAWKTVSRIQSPKRFADFVEGSFHLTPNEVSVHEQEYGLGSIIAQDELSEETSSEEEDSDSRYPLVVQQNSFLT; encoded by the exons ATGGCGGGAGGAATGAAAGTGGCGGTATTGCCGGCAGTTGGTGCCGGGCCCTGGAGTTGGGGGGCCGGGGGTTGTGGCGCAGTGCGGCTGCTTCTGGTCCTCTCCGGCTGCTTTGTCTGCGGCTCAG CTGGAATTGATTTAAACGTGGTCATGCTTCGGGAATCTGAAATTCTTTTTATGAATACCAGTCGACAATCCTGTTACAAAAATGTGCTTATCCCAAAGTGGCATGATGTATGGACACGGATACAG ATCCGGGTAAATAGTTCCAAACTGGTACGAGTCATCCAGGTGGAGAATGAAGATAAACTGAAGGAGCTAGAGCAGTTTAGTATCTGgaactttttttcctcctttctaaaAGAGAAATTGAATGACACCTATATTAATGTGGGTCTATACAGCACAAAAACCTGCCTCAAAGTTGAGATTTTAGAGGAAGACACCAAGTACAGTGTCATTGTGACTCGGA gatTTGACCCCAAACTCTTCCTCATTTTCCTCCTTGGACTTACGCTATTTTTTTGTGGAGACTTGCTGAGCAG AAGTCAAATCTTCTACTATTCCACTGGGATGAGTGTGGGAATTGTGGCCTCTTTACTAATCATCATTTTTATAGTGTCCAAGTTTATGCCCAAG AAAAGTCCCATTTACATCATCCTGGTAGGAGGCTGGTCCTTTTCTCTGTACCTCATtcaactagtttttaaaaatttacaagaGATCTGGAGGTGTTACTGGCAGTATCTTTTAA GCTATGTCCTCGCAGTTGGATTCATGAGTTTTGCAGTCTGTTACAAGTATGGGCCTTTGGAGAATGAACGAAGTATCAACCTGCTGACCTGGACCTTGCAGCTGCTGGGCCTGTGTTTCATGTATTCCAGTATCCAGATACCACACATTGCCCTTGCCATTGTCGTCATCGCACTGTGTACTAAGAACCTGGACTACCCTATTCACTGGCTGTACATCACCTACAG AAAGATATGTAAGGCAACAGAAAAGACTGTCCCCCCCCGTCTTCTGACAGAAGAAGAATACCGGCTACAAGGAGAGGTGGAGACCCGAAAGGCTTTAGAGCAGCTTAGAGAATACTGCAACAGTCCAGACTGCTCAGCTTGGAAGACTGTTTCTCGAATTCAGTCTCCAAAGAG GTTTGCTGACTTCGTGGAAGGTTCTTTCCACCTCACACCCAATGAGGTTTCTGTCCATGAGCAGGAGTAcggcttaggaagcattattgcCCAGGACGAACTCTCTGAAGAAACATCCTCTGAGGAGGAGGACTCAGATTCTCGGTACCCCCTTGTCGTACAACAGAACAGCTTCCTGACTTAG
- the NAB2 gene encoding NGFI-A-binding protein 2 isoform X2: MHRAASPTAEQPPGGGDSARRTPQPRLKPSSRAMALPRTLGELQLYRVLQRANLLSYYETFIQQGGDDVQQLCEAGEEEFLEIMALVGMATKPLHVRRLQKALREWATNPGLFSQPVPAVPVSSIPLFKISETAGTRKGSMSNGHGSPGEKAGSARSFSPKSPLELGEKLSPLPGGPGAGDPRIWPGRSTPESDVGAGGEEEAGSPPFSPPAGGGGPEGTGAGGLAAAGTGGGPDRLEPEMVRMVVESVERIFRSFPRGDAGEVTSLLKLNKKLARSVGHIFEMDDNDSQKEEEIRKYSIIYGRFDSKRREGKQLSLHELTINEAAAQFCMRDNTLLLRRVELFSLSRQVARESTYLSSLKGSRLHPEELGGPPLKKLKQEVGEQSHSEIQQPPPGPESYAPPFRPSLEEDSASLSGESLDGHLQEFEEGLLDRCPAPGPHPALVEGRRNSVKVEAEASRQ, translated from the exons ATGCACAGAGCTGCCTCCCCCACAGCCGAGCAGCCGCCGGGCGGAGGGGACAGCGCCCGCCGGACCCCGCAGCCCAGACTCAA GCCCAGTTCCCGAGCCATGGCCCTGCCTCGGACCCTGGGGGAGCTGCAGCTGTACCGGGTCCTGCAGCGCGCCAACCTTCTTTCCTACTACGAGACCTTCATCCAGCAGGGAGGGGACGACGTGCAGCAGCTGTGCGAGGCGGGGGAGGAGGAGTTCCTGGAGATCATGGCGCTCGTGGGCATGGCCACTAAGCCCCTCCACGTCCGACGCCTGCAGAAGGCACTGAGAGAGTGGGCCACCAACCCAGGGCTTTTCAGCCAGCCCGTGCCTGCAGTGCCTGTCTCCAGCATCCCACTCTTCAAGATCTCTGAGACGGCGGGGACCCGGAAAGGGAGCATGAGCAATGGGCATGGCAGCCCGGGGGAAAAGGCGGGCAGTGCCCGCAGTTTTAGCCCCAAGAGCCCCCTTGAACTTGGAGAGAAGCTGTCACCATTGCCTGGGGGACCTGGGGCGGGGGACCCCCGGATCTGGCCAGGCCGAAGCACTCCAGAGTCCGAtgtcggggcaggaggagaagaggaggctgGCTCACCCCCATTTTCCCCACCAGCAGGGGGAGGCGGCCCTGAGGGgactggggctggggggctggcagCAGCTGGGACTGGGGGTGGTCCGGATCGACTGGAGCCAGAGATGGTGCGCATGGTGGTGGAGAGCGTGGAGAGGATCTTCCGAAGCTTCCCAAGAGGGGATGCTGGGGAGGTGACATCCCTGCTGAAGCTGAACAAGAAGCTGGCACGGAGCGTGGGCCACATCTTTGAGATGGACGATAATGACagccagaaggaagaggagatcCGCAAATACAGCATCATCTATGGCCGCTTTGACTCCAAGCGGCGGGAGGGCAAGCAGCTCAGCCTGCACGAG CTGACCATCAACGAGGCTGCTGCCCAGTTCTGCATGAGGGACAACACCCTCTTACTGCGGAGGGTGGAACTCTTCTCCCTGTCCCGCCAAGTGGCCCGAGAGAGCACCTACCTGTCCTCCTTGAAGGGTTCCAG GCTCCACCCTGAAGAACTGGGAGGCCCCccactgaagaaactgaaacaaGAG GTTGGGGAACAAAGTCACTCTGAAATCCAGCAGCCTCCTCCCGGCCCTGAATCCTATGCTCCCCCATTCCGCCCCAGCCTGGAGGAGGACAGCGCCAGTCTGTCTGGGGAGAGCCTGGATGGGCACTTGCAGG AGTTCGAGGAGGGGCTTCTGGACCGATGCCCGGCCCCAGGACCGCATCCTGCACTGGTGGAAGGTCGGAGGAACAGCGTGAAAGTGGAGGCTGAGGCCAGCCGGCAGTGA
- the NAB2 gene encoding NGFI-A-binding protein 2 isoform X1 translates to MHRAASPTAEQPPGGGDSARRTPQPRLKPSSRAMALPRTLGELQLYRVLQRANLLSYYETFIQQGGDDVQQLCEAGEEEFLEIMALVGMATKPLHVRRLQKALREWATNPGLFSQPVPAVPVSSIPLFKISETAGTRKGSMSNGHGSPGEKAGSARSFSPKSPLELGEKLSPLPGGPGAGDPRIWPGRSTPESDVGAGGEEEAGSPPFSPPAGGGGPEGTGAGGLAAAGTGGGPDRLEPEMVRMVVESVERIFRSFPRGDAGEVTSLLKLNKKLARSVGHIFEMDDNDSQKEEEIRKYSIIYGRFDSKRREGKQLSLHELTINEAAAQFCMRDNTLLLRRVELFSLSRQVARESTYLSSLKGSRLHPEELGGPPLKKLKQEVGEQSHSEIQQPPPGPESYAPPFRPSLEEDSASLSGESLDGHLQAVGSCPRLTPPPADLPLALPAHGLWSRHILQQTLMDEGLRLARLVSHDRVGRLSPCVPAKPPLAEFEEGLLDRCPAPGPHPALVEGRRNSVKVEAEASRQ, encoded by the exons ATGCACAGAGCTGCCTCCCCCACAGCCGAGCAGCCGCCGGGCGGAGGGGACAGCGCCCGCCGGACCCCGCAGCCCAGACTCAA GCCCAGTTCCCGAGCCATGGCCCTGCCTCGGACCCTGGGGGAGCTGCAGCTGTACCGGGTCCTGCAGCGCGCCAACCTTCTTTCCTACTACGAGACCTTCATCCAGCAGGGAGGGGACGACGTGCAGCAGCTGTGCGAGGCGGGGGAGGAGGAGTTCCTGGAGATCATGGCGCTCGTGGGCATGGCCACTAAGCCCCTCCACGTCCGACGCCTGCAGAAGGCACTGAGAGAGTGGGCCACCAACCCAGGGCTTTTCAGCCAGCCCGTGCCTGCAGTGCCTGTCTCCAGCATCCCACTCTTCAAGATCTCTGAGACGGCGGGGACCCGGAAAGGGAGCATGAGCAATGGGCATGGCAGCCCGGGGGAAAAGGCGGGCAGTGCCCGCAGTTTTAGCCCCAAGAGCCCCCTTGAACTTGGAGAGAAGCTGTCACCATTGCCTGGGGGACCTGGGGCGGGGGACCCCCGGATCTGGCCAGGCCGAAGCACTCCAGAGTCCGAtgtcggggcaggaggagaagaggaggctgGCTCACCCCCATTTTCCCCACCAGCAGGGGGAGGCGGCCCTGAGGGgactggggctggggggctggcagCAGCTGGGACTGGGGGTGGTCCGGATCGACTGGAGCCAGAGATGGTGCGCATGGTGGTGGAGAGCGTGGAGAGGATCTTCCGAAGCTTCCCAAGAGGGGATGCTGGGGAGGTGACATCCCTGCTGAAGCTGAACAAGAAGCTGGCACGGAGCGTGGGCCACATCTTTGAGATGGACGATAATGACagccagaaggaagaggagatcCGCAAATACAGCATCATCTATGGCCGCTTTGACTCCAAGCGGCGGGAGGGCAAGCAGCTCAGCCTGCACGAG CTGACCATCAACGAGGCTGCTGCCCAGTTCTGCATGAGGGACAACACCCTCTTACTGCGGAGGGTGGAACTCTTCTCCCTGTCCCGCCAAGTGGCCCGAGAGAGCACCTACCTGTCCTCCTTGAAGGGTTCCAG GCTCCACCCTGAAGAACTGGGAGGCCCCccactgaagaaactgaaacaaGAG GTTGGGGAACAAAGTCACTCTGAAATCCAGCAGCCTCCTCCCGGCCCTGAATCCTATGCTCCCCCATTCCGCCCCAGCCTGGAGGAGGACAGCGCCAGTCTGTCTGGGGAGAGCCTGGATGGGCACTTGCAGG CTGTGGGGTCATGTCCAAGGCTGACGCCGCCCCCTGCTGACCTGCCTCTGGCATTGCCAGCCCACGGGCTGTGGAGCCGCCACATCCTGCAGCAGACACTGATGGATGAGGGGCTGCGGCTAGCCCGCCTCGTCTCCCATGACCGCGTGGGCCGCCTCAGCCCCTGTGTGCCTGCGAAGCCGCCTCTCGCAG AGTTCGAGGAGGGGCTTCTGGACCGATGCCCGGCCCCAGGACCGCATCCTGCACTGGTGGAAGGTCGGAGGAACAGCGTGAAAGTGGAGGCTGAGGCCAGCCGGCAGTGA